The following DNA comes from Rhodopseudomonas boonkerdii.
CCCAGCCGGTGAGGCCGAGCTGGCGCCAGTGATCGTAGTCGGCGGCTTGCCCGCGCATGGAGATCATCGCATTGATGGCGGACGAGCCGCCGATCACCTTGCCGCGGGGATAGGCCAGCGAGCGGCCATTGAGGCCGGGCTCGGGCTCGGTGCGAAACATCCAATCGGAGCGGGGATTGCCAATCGCGAAGAGATAGCCGACCGGGATGTGAAACCAGATCCAGTTGTCCTTTCCGCCGGCTTCCAGCAACAGCACGCGTTTGCGGGGATCGGCAGAGAGACGATTGGCGACGATGCAACCTGCGGTGCCTGCGCCAACCACGATATAGTCGAAATCACCCTCGAGCCACGTCATCGTTCCCTGCCATCATTCACGGTTCATTGCCGGATTATGACGCCTTAGCGGCCGCGCGCTGCGATGTACAGACAACCATTGCATAACCGGGGACAGCGGGCCGGCTTGGGCAGTTGGCACGTCACATGCTAGGCTGAGACGGACAGATTTCATTGCAGCGAGTTGACCTATGTCGATCATTGACCGCATCGTCGAATTGCAGCCCGAGATCACGGCCTGGCGCCGCGATCTGCATCAGCACCCGGAGCTGCTCTACGACGTGCATCGCACCGCAGCCTTCGTGGCGGAAAAGCTGAAGGCCTTCGGTTGCGACGAGGTGGTCGAGGGCATAGGGCGGACCGGTGTGGTCGGCGTCATCAAGGGCAAGAAGGGAGCGGGCGGTGTGATCGGCCTGCGTGCCGACATGGATGCCTTGCCGATCGAGGAACAGACCAACCTGTCTTACGCCTCGAAGACGCCCGGCAAGATGCATGCCTGCGGCCATGACGGCCACACCTCGATGCTGCTCGGCGCTGCGCAATATCTCGCTGAGACCCGCAATTTTGCCGGCGATGCCGTGGTGATCTTCCAGCCGGCCGAAGAGGGCGGGGCGGGCGCCGATGCGATGATCAAGGATGGCCTGATGGATCGTTTCGGCATCCAGAAGGTCTATGGGATGCACAACAATCCCGGCATGCCGATCGGCTCGTTCTCCATGCGCACCGGCCCGATCATGGCGGCAATGGATCGCATCGGCATCACCATTGAAGGCGTCGGCGGCCACGCGGCCTATCCGCACAAGACCATCGACCCGGTGATGGCAGGCTCGCAACTCATCATGGCGTTCCAGTCGATCGTCTCGCGCACGGTTAGTCCGCTGGATTCCGCCGTCATCTCGATCTGTGAATTCCACGCGGGCCATGCGAGCAATGTCATTCCGGCATCAGCCGAGCTGCGCGGCACGGTGCGCACGCTCCGCAAAGAGGTTCGCGATCTCGTCGAGAAGCGCATGAACGAGGTTTGCGCTGGCGTCGCGTTGCAGACCGGTGCGCGCATCACGCTGAACTACGACCGCGGTTATCCCGTCGTGGTCAATCATCCCGAGGAAACCAGGCTGGCCGCGAAGATCGCCGGCGAAGTCGGTGGTGCGGCAAATGTCGCCACGGATATGGAGCCGGTGATGGGGGCGGAGGACTTTGCCTATATGCTCGAAGCGCGGCCGGGCGCCTTCATTTTCATGGGCAACGGCGACAGCGCCGGTCTGCATCACCCCGCTTATAACTTCAACGATGATGCGATCGTGTACGGCTCGTCCTATTGGGTGAAGCTGGTGGAGACGTCGCTGGCGGCGTGAGCGCTGCCAAGCGGAGGGCGATGAGCGAAGCATAATCCGCCGTTCTTCGCCGCATGATGTCGGCCGGCGGATTATGCCTTCGGCTCATCCGCCCTACGAACTGCTACGGCAGCGGAGTCTTACTCCGCTGCCTGCGCATAATCTTCCATCGGCGGACACGAGCACACGAGGTTGCGGTCACCGTAGACATTGTCTACGCGGCCGACCGGGCACCAGTATTTGTCGGTGCGCGACGTGCCTGCCGGGAAGCAGCCTTCCGCACGCGTATAGGCGCGCGTCCAGTTGTCGTCCGCGATGTCATGCACCGTATGCGGCGCATGACGCAGCGGCGAGGCGTCGATCTTGAACCGACCGCCCTCGACCTCTGCGATTTCCTTGCGGATCGCGATCATCGCGTCGCAGAAGCGGTCCAGCTCGGCCTTCGATTCCGACTCCGTCGGCTCGATCATCAGCGTGCCCGCGACGGGGAAGCTCATGGTCGGCGCATGAAAACCGTAGTCGATCAGGCGCTTCGCAATATCGTCGACGGTGACGCCAGACGTCGCCTTCAGGGGGCGCGGATCGATAATGCATTCATGTGCCACGCGGCCGTTGTGGTTGCGATAGAGCACCGGGAAATGCGGATCGAGCCGCGCAGCGATGTAGTTCGCATTGAGAATCGCCACTTCAGTCGCCGTGGTGAGGCCTGTGCCGCCCATCATCAGAATGTAGATGTAGGAGATCGTCAGGATCGAGGCCGAGCCGTAGGGCGCGGCGGAGACCGGGCCGACCGGCGCATCGCCATTGGTCGCGGGATGGCCAGGCAGGTAAGGCGCCAAATGCGCTTTCACGCCGATCGGGCCCATGCCCGGGCCGCCGCCGCCATGCGGGATGCAGAAGGTCTTGTGCAGGTTGAGATGGCTGACATCGGCGCCGTATTCGCCGGGCCGGGACAGGCCGACCTGCGCATTCATGTTGGCGCCGTCGAGATATACCTGACCGCCATGGGTATGGACGATCTCGCAGATCTCGCGGATCTGTTCCTCGAACACGCCGTGGGTGGAGGGATAGGTAATCATGATCGCGGCGAGATTGGCGGTGTGCTTTTCCGCTTTGGCGCGCAGATCCTCGACGTCGACATTGCCGTCCGTGTCGCAGGCGACGACGACGACGCTCATGCCGACCATGGCGGCGGATGCCGGATTTGTGCCGTGCGCCGAGGACGGGATCAGGCAGATCGTGCGTTGATGATCGCCGCGCGCAGCATGATAGCCGCGGATCGCAAGCAGCCCAGCATATTCGCCCTGCGCGCCCGAATTCGGCTGCAGCGACACCGCATCATAGCCGGTGATGTCGCACAGCCACTTCTCCAGAGTGGTGAAAAGCTGCTGATAGCCTTTGGCCTGATCGGCCGGGACGAACGGATGCAGCGAGCCCCAGGCCGGCCAGGTCAGCGGCATCATTTCGGTGGTGGCGTTGAGCTTCATGGTGCAGGAGCCGAGCGGGATCATCGCGCGATCAAGCGCGAGATCGCGATCCGAAAGTTTGCGCATGTAGCGCAGCAGTTCGGTTTCCGAGCGATGGCTATGGAAGACCGCGTGCGTCAGGAACGGCGAGGAACGCTTCAGCGAAGCGGGCAGGCCGTCGCTGATGCCATGCTCCATATCGGCATAGCCAAGCTTGCCGCCGAAGGCGCGCCAGATGGCTTCCACGGTCTCCGGCGTCGTGGTCTCATCGAGCGCGATGCCGATGGTGCCGTTACCAATATGAAGGTTGATCTTCTCGGCCTGCGCCGCGGCGATGATACCGGCCTGCTTGTCGCCGACCTTGATCGTGATGGTGTCGAAGAACACCTCGCTCACGGGGGCGAAGCCGATCTGCTTGAGGCCCGCCGCCAGCGTCAGTGCGCGGCGATGGGTGGTGCGCGCGATATGCTTGAGGCCTTCGGGGCCGTGATAGACCGCATACATCGAGGCGATGACGGCGAGCAGCACCTGCGCGGTGCAGATGTTCGAGGTCGCCTTTTCGCGGCGGATATGTTGTTCGCGGGTTTGCAGCGCCAGCCGATAGGCGGGCTCGCCGCGCGAATCGATGGACAGGCCGACGAGGCGGCCGGGGATCGAACGCTTGATGGCGTCGCGCACCGACATGTAGCCGGCATGCGGACCGCCATAGCCCATCGGCACGCCGAAGCGCTGTGCCGAGCCGACGGCGATGTCTGCGCCGAGATCGCCGGGCGAGGCCAGCAGCGTCAGCGCCAGCAGATCGGCAGCGACGACGGCGAGGCCGCCCCTGGCTTTAAGCGCGGCAATCGCCGGTTTGAGATCGCGAACCGCGCCGCTTGTGCCCGGATATTGCAGCAGCGCGCCGAACACATCGGCCTTGTCGAGATCGGTGAGGGGATTGCCGACCTGCAGCGACCAGCCGAGCGGCTCGGCACGGGTGCGTAGCACCGCCAGCGTCTGCGGATGTACTTCTTGATCGACGAAGAAGGTCTTGGTCGGAACCTGCGATGCGCGCTCCGCCAGCGCCATCGCTTCGGCGGCTGCGGTGCCTTCATCGAGCAGCGACGCGTTCGCCACATCGAGGCCGGTGAGATCGCAGATCATGGTCTGGAAGTTGAACAAAGCTTCCAGACGGCCCTGGCTGATCTCCGGCTGATACGGCGTATAGGCCGTGTACCAGGCCGGATTCTCAAGGATATTACGCTGGATGACCGTGG
Coding sequences within:
- a CDS encoding M20 aminoacylase family protein; amino-acid sequence: MSIIDRIVELQPEITAWRRDLHQHPELLYDVHRTAAFVAEKLKAFGCDEVVEGIGRTGVVGVIKGKKGAGGVIGLRADMDALPIEEQTNLSYASKTPGKMHACGHDGHTSMLLGAAQYLAETRNFAGDAVVIFQPAEEGGAGADAMIKDGLMDRFGIQKVYGMHNNPGMPIGSFSMRTGPIMAAMDRIGITIEGVGGHAAYPHKTIDPVMAGSQLIMAFQSIVSRTVSPLDSAVISICEFHAGHASNVIPASAELRGTVRTLRKEVRDLVEKRMNEVCAGVALQTGARITLNYDRGYPVVVNHPEETRLAAKIAGEVGGAANVATDMEPVMGAEDFAYMLEARPGAFIFMGNGDSAGLHHPAYNFNDDAIVYGSSYWVKLVETSLAA
- the gcvP gene encoding aminomethyl-transferring glycine dehydrogenase; protein product: MTVKTSADVATDFVRRHLGPSPSDIQAMLETVSAKSLSGLMSETLPGSIRQKAPLDTGLALSETEALAHMTELAKGNQVFTSLIGQGYYGTVLPTVIQRNILENPAWYTAYTPYQPEISQGRLEALFNFQTMICDLTGLDVANASLLDEGTAAAEAMALAERASQVPTKTFFVDQEVHPQTLAVLRTRAEPLGWSLQVGNPLTDLDKADVFGALLQYPGTSGAVRDLKPAIAALKARGGLAVVAADLLALTLLASPGDLGADIAVGSAQRFGVPMGYGGPHAGYMSVRDAIKRSIPGRLVGLSIDSRGEPAYRLALQTREQHIRREKATSNICTAQVLLAVIASMYAVYHGPEGLKHIARTTHRRALTLAAGLKQIGFAPVSEVFFDTITIKVGDKQAGIIAAAQAEKINLHIGNGTIGIALDETTTPETVEAIWRAFGGKLGYADMEHGISDGLPASLKRSSPFLTHAVFHSHRSETELLRYMRKLSDRDLALDRAMIPLGSCTMKLNATTEMMPLTWPAWGSLHPFVPADQAKGYQQLFTTLEKWLCDITGYDAVSLQPNSGAQGEYAGLLAIRGYHAARGDHQRTICLIPSSAHGTNPASAAMVGMSVVVVACDTDGNVDVEDLRAKAEKHTANLAAIMITYPSTHGVFEEQIREICEIVHTHGGQVYLDGANMNAQVGLSRPGEYGADVSHLNLHKTFCIPHGGGGPGMGPIGVKAHLAPYLPGHPATNGDAPVGPVSAAPYGSASILTISYIYILMMGGTGLTTATEVAILNANYIAARLDPHFPVLYRNHNGRVAHECIIDPRPLKATSGVTVDDIAKRLIDYGFHAPTMSFPVAGTLMIEPTESESKAELDRFCDAMIAIRKEIAEVEGGRFKIDASPLRHAPHTVHDIADDNWTRAYTRAEGCFPAGTSRTDKYWCPVGRVDNVYGDRNLVCSCPPMEDYAQAAE